A DNA window from Acidobacteriota bacterium contains the following coding sequences:
- the xerC gene encoding tyrosine recombinase XerC, with translation MRPGATYESALAEFLRHLEDQRRVSPETLRAYRRDLLQFAEFLGDGEIKKADPPRQIDQIAVRGFVARMSRSGLGKSSIARKLSAVRSFLKYAVREGAIDASPAESVPAPKAPKPLPRTLTVDETFALLDGIQTDDPGSLRDRAMLELLYAAGLRVSELVSRDLGDMDLGAGMMRVLGKGNKERMVPFGSKAQKAIRAWLKASAPLRVKGGDDEALFLNLRGRRITDRSVRRILNQRLQEAAIHARISPHDLRHSFATHMLGSGADLRAIQELLGHASLSTTQRYTHVSTDALMQVYDKAHPRARRPRQGKTPRRTE, from the coding sequence GTGAGGCCGGGCGCCACTTACGAGAGCGCGCTGGCGGAATTCCTTCGTCATCTGGAAGATCAACGACGGGTCTCCCCCGAGACGTTGCGGGCCTATCGTCGTGACCTGTTGCAGTTCGCGGAGTTTCTTGGCGACGGAGAGATCAAGAAGGCCGACCCACCTCGACAGATCGATCAGATCGCGGTGCGGGGGTTCGTAGCGCGGATGTCGCGGTCGGGGCTTGGCAAGTCGAGCATCGCGCGGAAGCTGTCGGCGGTGAGGTCGTTCCTGAAGTACGCGGTTAGAGAGGGGGCGATCGACGCGTCTCCGGCCGAGTCGGTCCCGGCACCCAAGGCCCCTAAACCGCTCCCAAGAACGTTGACCGTCGACGAGACGTTTGCGCTCCTCGATGGCATCCAGACCGATGACCCGGGATCGCTGCGGGATCGGGCGATGTTGGAGCTGCTGTACGCCGCGGGGTTGCGGGTCAGCGAGCTGGTCTCCCGGGATCTCGGCGATATGGACCTGGGAGCCGGGATGATGCGTGTGTTGGGCAAGGGCAACAAGGAACGGATGGTGCCGTTCGGTTCCAAGGCGCAGAAGGCGATCCGTGCCTGGTTGAAGGCGTCGGCGCCGTTACGCGTAAAGGGTGGCGACGACGAGGCGTTGTTCCTGAACCTCCGTGGCCGACGGATCACCGATCGCAGCGTTCGCCGGATCCTCAACCAACGGCTGCAGGAGGCGGCGATCCATGCGCGGATCTCGCCTCACGATCTCCGTCATTCGTTTGCGACCCACATGCTGGGGAGTGGCGCGGATCTCCGCGCGATCCAGGAGTTGCTGGGTCATGCGTCGCTGTCTACCACCCAGCGATACACGCACGTCAGCACCGACGCGCTGATGCAGGTGTACGATAAGGCACACCCACGGGCGCGACGACCACGACAGGGTAAGACGCCGCGCCGAACCGAGTAG
- a CDS encoding inositol monophosphatase: protein MSAADFESVACEASHAAGRVLRRRFRETGPLKIESKGLHDFVTEVDREAEDAVLSYIRQRYPDHGIMSEEDSPEVVHHGMRWVVDPLDGTTNFIHGVCPFSVSVALEDDDGLVAGVIHDPFHEETFHAHRGGGARLNGEPISCSQEVDNDQAVVATGFPFRELERLPQYMKSFEAVVRSTAGIRRAGSAAIDLAYTACGRYDAFWEVGLSRWDIAAGTLLVQEAGGIVTDIAGDNRMLDSGDIVAGGKALHGFMLGVTREAFGGAPPR, encoded by the coding sequence GTGTCTGCAGCAGATTTTGAATCCGTCGCCTGTGAGGCCAGTCACGCCGCCGGTCGCGTCCTTCGTCGTCGATTTCGTGAAACCGGACCTCTCAAGATCGAGTCCAAGGGGCTTCACGACTTCGTTACCGAGGTGGATCGAGAAGCGGAGGACGCCGTGCTGAGTTATATCCGCCAGCGTTACCCCGACCACGGCATCATGTCCGAGGAGGATTCGCCGGAAGTCGTCCATCACGGGATGCGTTGGGTGGTCGATCCTCTTGATGGAACCACCAACTTCATCCACGGCGTCTGTCCGTTCTCGGTCTCGGTCGCGTTAGAGGACGACGACGGCCTGGTGGCGGGCGTGATCCACGATCCGTTTCATGAAGAGACGTTCCATGCCCATCGTGGCGGCGGCGCGCGACTGAACGGGGAGCCGATCTCGTGCAGCCAGGAAGTGGACAACGACCAGGCGGTGGTGGCGACCGGCTTTCCGTTTCGTGAGCTGGAGCGGCTGCCGCAGTACATGAAATCGTTTGAGGCGGTGGTGCGATCGACGGCAGGGATCCGTCGGGCCGGTTCGGCGGCGATCGATCTGGCCTACACGGCGTGCGGTCGGTACGACGCGTTCTGGGAGGTCGGGCTGTCGCGTTGGGATATCGCGGCGGGGACGTTGCTTGTGCAGGAGGCCGGTGGGATTGTCACGGATATTGCCGGTGACAACCGGATGTTGGACAGCGGCGATATCGTTGCCGGCGGCAAGGCGCTGCACGGATTCATGTTGGGGGTGACGCGGGAGGCGTTTGGGGGTGCCCCACCCCGCTAG
- a CDS encoding pirin family protein, whose translation MMKIRRSAERGHADHGWLNARHSFSFANYYDPAHMGFRTLRVINEDRVAAGAGFGTHGHQDMEIFTYMLDGQLAHKDSMGNGSVLVAGDVQRMTAGTGVRHSEMNGSQEEPAHLLQIWIEPEAAGLTPSYEEKQFSDADKRGRLRLIAAQKPRDGAVKIHQDVSIYASVLGAGDELNHKLDPGRHGWVQVIRGQVSANGETLSAGDAAALSDEPALQLVANEETELLVFDLT comes from the coding sequence ATGATGAAGATCCGCCGATCCGCAGAGCGCGGTCACGCCGACCACGGCTGGCTGAACGCGCGCCACAGCTTTTCCTTCGCCAACTATTACGACCCCGCTCACATGGGCTTCCGCACGCTGCGGGTGATCAACGAGGATCGCGTGGCAGCGGGGGCTGGATTTGGAACCCACGGTCACCAGGACATGGAGATCTTCACCTACATGCTGGACGGTCAGCTGGCCCACAAGGACAGCATGGGCAACGGCTCCGTGCTGGTGGCCGGGGACGTCCAGCGGATGACGGCCGGGACCGGGGTCCGGCACTCCGAGATGAATGGATCGCAGGAGGAACCTGCGCACCTCCTGCAGATCTGGATCGAGCCGGAGGCGGCGGGATTGACACCGAGTTACGAGGAGAAGCAGTTCTCAGATGCGGACAAGCGTGGTCGGCTTCGGCTGATTGCCGCGCAGAAACCACGCGACGGAGCGGTCAAGATCCATCAGGACGTCTCGATCTATGCGTCCGTGCTGGGCGCCGGCGACGAACTGAACCACAAGCTGGACCCGGGGCGTCATGGTTGGGTCCAGGTGATTCGTGGGCAGGTCTCCGCCAACGGTGAAACGCTGTCGGCCGGCGATGCGGCAGCGCTCAGTGACGAGCCCGCACTGCAACTGGTCGCCAACGAAGAGACGGAACTCCTGGTGTTCGATCTCACTTGA
- a CDS encoding MFS transporter — protein MSRARTSILPVLLVNFIGTMGFSIVLPFLVYLVTRVGGNAVIYGLMVATYPAFQLVGAPLLGRWSDRIGRKKTLLISQAGTLLAWGIFALALSLPASPLRQFDSSWLGAFTVTLPLLLIFTARALDGLTGGNISVANAYLADITSEEDRSKNFGRMGMSSSLGFILGPALASLLAALGDGEAWSIYAALAISLLGLLAIIFMLTDSRPERRPGPSRAGLRRSSGHEPIDCTKVSESQRVGLAAVLRQPGVARVLCLYFLIFLGFSLFYVSFPVRVSRDLEWSVGKTGLFFTFMSGLMVLVQGPLLSRLARRVSETRLIVLGNLLLAVSFLMLMSEDTTLVFAAALFFALGNGTMWPTIQAVLSKMSHVELQGATQGFAGAAGSLASIVGLFGGGLIYERIGDRTFVISCVLFMVVALLAGLWCRGPKDPLLPSVSGAGHRSGKINLSPF, from the coding sequence TTGAGTCGTGCTCGTACATCAATTCTGCCCGTCCTGCTGGTGAATTTCATCGGCACGATGGGCTTCAGCATCGTGTTGCCGTTCCTGGTCTATCTGGTGACACGCGTCGGCGGGAACGCGGTGATCTACGGGTTGATGGTCGCGACCTACCCCGCGTTCCAGTTAGTCGGTGCACCGTTACTGGGGCGCTGGTCCGATCGGATCGGTCGCAAGAAGACACTTCTGATCTCCCAGGCCGGTACGTTGTTGGCCTGGGGAATTTTCGCGCTCGCTCTGTCGTTGCCGGCGAGCCCGCTGCGGCAGTTTGACTCGTCCTGGCTTGGCGCGTTTACGGTCACTCTGCCGTTGCTGCTGATCTTCACCGCCCGGGCCCTCGATGGCCTCACCGGTGGCAACATCTCCGTCGCCAACGCGTACCTCGCCGACATCACCAGCGAGGAGGATCGCAGCAAGAACTTCGGTCGCATGGGGATGTCGTCCAGCCTCGGGTTCATCCTGGGACCGGCGCTGGCCAGCCTGCTGGCTGCGCTGGGAGACGGGGAGGCCTGGTCGATCTATGCAGCACTGGCGATCTCGCTGCTGGGGTTGCTGGCGATCATCTTCATGTTGACCGATAGCCGCCCTGAACGGCGCCCCGGACCCTCCCGCGCGGGATTGCGTCGCAGCAGCGGTCATGAGCCTATCGACTGTACGAAGGTTTCCGAATCTCAGCGGGTCGGGTTGGCGGCCGTCCTGCGACAGCCGGGTGTCGCACGTGTCCTGTGCCTGTACTTCTTGATCTTCCTGGGCTTCAGTCTGTTTTACGTGTCGTTTCCCGTGCGTGTCTCCCGCGATCTGGAATGGAGTGTCGGCAAGACGGGATTGTTCTTCACGTTCATGAGTGGACTGATGGTCCTGGTGCAGGGGCCGCTGCTGTCAAGACTTGCACGGCGAGTTTCCGAAACACGCTTGATCGTCCTCGGCAACCTGCTGTTGGCCGTCAGCTTCCTGATGCTCATGTCCGAAGACACGACGTTGGTTTTCGCGGCGGCGCTCTTTTTCGCACTGGGCAACGGGACGATGTGGCCAACGATCCAGGCGGTCCTGTCGAAGATGTCGCACGTCGAACTCCAGGGGGCGACCCAGGGGTTCGCAGGAGCCGCCGGCAGTCTGGCCAGCATTGTTGGCCTGTTCGGTGGAGGTCTCATCTACGAGCGTATCGGCGACCGCACGTTCGTGATCTCCTGTGTGTTGTTCATGGTGGTGGCGTTGCTGGCCGGACTGTGGTGTCGCGGCCCGAAAGATCCGTTACTTCCAAGCGTCTCCGGCGCCGGGCACCGTTCTGGAAAAATAAATCTGTCCCCTTTTTGA
- a CDS encoding type II secretion system protein GspG, which translates to MRRLILFVALSISLSGVLAAPGPVIDPETPKEIQIAAMELLINRVVLEAWFASRGDDRLDAPESPMSLKEFVRTMPKPYRDYIIERDPWANAYMIGSSDRLAFWIGSGGKDQYLGSLEKFEIAAESRKDLSARRDLKSFIEDDVVLIYDKLVYGPMTDLDRIKRSMSDLRSIGTAIESFSIDENVYPTQDSGLAPVTTIEADLEPTYIRTLPQVDGWGQPYLFWSDGSQYTVLSMGADGILDPHTRSGIPGAQARGGATTDPNADIIFANGQFTQWPAGAQQ; encoded by the coding sequence ATGCGTCGTCTCATCTTGTTTGTTGCTCTGTCCATCTCGCTATCCGGGGTGCTCGCGGCTCCGGGACCCGTGATCGATCCCGAGACACCAAAGGAAATTCAAATTGCTGCGATGGAACTGCTGATTAATCGGGTTGTTCTCGAGGCCTGGTTCGCCAGTCGGGGCGACGATCGCCTCGACGCGCCGGAATCGCCGATGTCGCTTAAAGAGTTCGTCCGTACGATGCCCAAACCGTATCGGGATTACATCATCGAGCGAGATCCCTGGGCCAACGCATACATGATCGGTTCGTCCGATCGTCTTGCTTTCTGGATCGGATCCGGCGGCAAAGATCAGTATCTCGGTTCGCTCGAGAAATTCGAGATCGCAGCTGAGTCACGCAAAGATCTTTCGGCGCGGCGGGACCTCAAGTCGTTCATCGAGGACGACGTCGTCTTGATTTACGACAAACTTGTCTACGGGCCGATGACCGATCTCGACCGGATCAAGAGGTCGATGAGCGATCTTCGATCAATTGGTACCGCGATCGAGTCCTTCTCGATTGATGAGAACGTCTACCCGACCCAGGATTCGGGCCTGGCACCTGTGACGACGATCGAGGCAGACCTAGAGCCGACCTATATCCGAACGCTACCCCAGGTCGACGGCTGGGGTCAGCCCTACTTGTTCTGGTCCGACGGCAGTCAGTACACCGTCCTTTCGATGGGCGCCGACGGGATCCTCGACCCCCACACTCGCAGCGGCATTCCGGGTGCCCAGGCACGGGGCGGCGCGACAACCGACCCCAACGCGGACATCATCTTCGCCAACGGCCAGTTCACCCAGTGGCCCGCAGGCGCGCAGCAGTAG
- a CDS encoding VWA domain-containing protein produces MSQSARRTLLILAFVTVAASPVFSQDTPSKTDLQEKVHVGLAQMEVTVWPKKHDDPTTCRGFTADDFYVTVNGRNREIIAVDWLGSAEAMSIMEDQPVKDVENPPMTMVLLFDLWHLDIFYRSFDCPITKPLAFEQARAFIKEEFRPGDRLLLVTFAGWPLIHEGWIRNPEEALRALDRLEVDPFVLNPRRSHSHHHVWIDGIKSLLLALGQYPGRKEVIYLADDFRFDDVAMQVNKLATRAQANQVSMHAVDLLASCRTVPGPGCTFAGGLGCTDFRKPIALGYVAASTGGILADSSTATIASTVKRVRSMRGCRYLVSLPMRRSDDRRAPRATVHTTRKGFQLIHPRSFGSPKREPDERDRQDALFLLPHFGRGLTADVGLWPLRPSGKRKQWSGVMVARLGPTDPWPDSLERIEITAVASTHASVYGSFTKVIEGAELKRFREEKLMVFPLEKIPPGDNTVALRAVGVGAHVSANVRALLDVSDPPELGEASGWFLSKKLARLGETVTLLPTLDGVLNPEDGGALILGFGCPGDDEVEDGRLVALADDASVPISIDWLDGAIEGEACGWLAGRVDAELAAGLWRFEPPESLMVEDAEPSTIEFRVAE; encoded by the coding sequence TTGTCCCAATCGGCGCGCCGAACTCTCCTGATTCTTGCGTTTGTTACCGTCGCCGCGTCTCCCGTGTTCTCGCAGGACACACCCAGCAAGACCGACTTACAGGAAAAAGTCCACGTCGGCCTGGCCCAGATGGAGGTCACCGTCTGGCCCAAGAAACATGACGACCCGACGACCTGTCGCGGATTCACCGCCGACGATTTCTACGTCACGGTCAACGGCAGGAACCGAGAGATCATCGCAGTTGACTGGCTGGGATCAGCGGAGGCGATGAGCATCATGGAGGATCAGCCGGTCAAGGATGTAGAGAACCCGCCGATGACGATGGTGCTGTTGTTCGACCTCTGGCATCTGGACATCTTCTATCGCAGCTTCGATTGCCCGATTACAAAGCCGCTGGCATTCGAGCAGGCGCGGGCGTTTATCAAAGAAGAGTTTCGACCGGGCGACCGTCTGTTGCTAGTCACCTTCGCCGGCTGGCCGTTGATCCACGAGGGATGGATCCGCAATCCGGAAGAGGCCCTACGCGCACTCGATCGGCTGGAGGTCGATCCGTTCGTGCTCAACCCGCGTCGCAGCCATTCGCACCATCATGTATGGATCGACGGAATCAAGAGTCTGCTGTTGGCGCTCGGTCAGTACCCCGGTCGCAAGGAGGTCATCTACCTCGCCGACGATTTCCGGTTCGACGACGTGGCGATGCAGGTCAACAAGCTGGCCACCCGGGCCCAGGCGAATCAGGTCTCGATGCATGCCGTCGATCTACTGGCCAGCTGCCGAACGGTGCCGGGTCCCGGCTGCACGTTCGCCGGGGGGTTGGGCTGTACGGACTTCAGGAAACCCATCGCCCTCGGTTACGTGGCCGCCAGCACCGGTGGCATCCTGGCGGACTCGTCCACCGCGACCATCGCTTCGACCGTGAAGCGTGTCCGCTCCATGCGTGGCTGTCGTTACCTGGTCTCGCTTCCCATGCGTCGCAGCGACGACAGGCGAGCACCCAGAGCGACGGTGCACACCACGCGTAAGGGGTTCCAGCTGATCCATCCCCGTAGCTTCGGAAGCCCCAAGCGAGAACCCGACGAACGCGATCGTCAGGACGCGTTGTTCCTTCTTCCTCATTTCGGTCGGGGCCTCACCGCCGACGTGGGTCTGTGGCCGTTACGACCGTCGGGCAAGAGGAAACAGTGGAGTGGCGTGATGGTGGCACGGTTGGGACCGACCGACCCCTGGCCTGACAGTCTGGAACGGATCGAGATCACCGCCGTCGCCAGCACCCACGCCAGCGTCTACGGCAGCTTCACAAAAGTCATCGAAGGCGCGGAGCTGAAGCGCTTCCGCGAAGAGAAGTTGATGGTCTTTCCGCTCGAAAAAATCCCGCCGGGGGACAACACCGTCGCGCTTCGTGCGGTCGGTGTGGGTGCCCACGTGTCGGCCAATGTCCGTGCGTTGCTGGACGTTTCCGATCCACCCGAGCTAGGCGAGGCCAGTGGCTGGTTTCTCTCCAAGAAGCTGGCCAGGTTGGGGGAGACCGTGACGCTGCTACCCACGCTGGACGGTGTGTTGAATCCCGAGGATGGCGGCGCGCTGATCCTCGGGTTCGGGTGTCCTGGTGACGATGAAGTCGAGGACGGACGGTTGGTGGCACTTGCCGATGATGCGTCGGTGCCGATTTCCATCGACTGGCTGGATGGAGCGATCGAGGGCGAAGCGTGTGGCTGGCTTGCGGGGCGTGTGGATGCGGAGCTCGCTGCGGGGCTGTGGAGGTTCGAACCGCCGGAGTCGTTGATGGTGGAGGATGCGGAGCCGTCGACGATTGAGTTTCGGGTGGCGGAGTAG
- a CDS encoding type II toxin-antitoxin system RelE/ParE family toxin: protein MWEVYELRRISRRLDRLPEEVLRRYEKWKDIVRVSGPVGLRAIKGFHDESLRGKWKGHRSSRLGIQYRVIYKVEGQEVAVYVVELNAHDYRRR from the coding sequence ATGTGGGAGGTCTACGAGCTTCGCAGAATCTCTCGGCGGCTGGATCGCCTCCCGGAAGAAGTACTCAGGCGATACGAGAAATGGAAGGACATTGTCAGAGTCTCAGGTCCAGTGGGGTTGCGTGCTATCAAGGGATTTCACGATGAGTCTCTTAGAGGTAAATGGAAGGGGCACCGCTCTTCTCGGCTTGGAATCCAGTATCGAGTGATCTACAAGGTTGAAGGGCAAGAGGTCGCGGTCTATGTCGTGGAACTCAATGCCCATGACTACCGCAGAAGGTGA
- a CDS encoding helix-turn-helix domain-containing protein, which produces MNKREFRKATQRIEVSVGESVRIIRELQELSQNQLSELTGIPQSTISAIENNRINLGVERAKVIASALKCHPAVLVFPGWDVNAEPAA; this is translated from the coding sequence ATGAACAAGCGAGAGTTCAGAAAAGCGACTCAACGGATCGAGGTTTCTGTCGGGGAGTCCGTCCGGATTATTCGGGAGCTTCAGGAGTTGAGCCAGAACCAGTTGTCTGAGCTTACGGGAATCCCTCAATCGACGATCTCGGCAATCGAAAACAATCGTATCAATCTGGGCGTGGAGCGCGCGAAGGTGATCGCTAGCGCGTTGAAGTGTCACCCGGCAGTCTTGGTATTCCCCGGCTGGGATGTAAACGCCGAGCCCGCAGCTTAA
- a CDS encoding helix-turn-helix domain-containing protein has product MRLATERIRELARDMNLTLSELLERAGVSRTAYYSLARKSSVVPRSIDALAAALDEPVSGLLEELPPRVVAAQRICAQDPDASFENVWHVLTLLEMNPIERLNRSLTRGRTTTAHR; this is encoded by the coding sequence ATGAGACTGGCCACCGAGAGAATCCGCGAGCTTGCTCGCGACATGAACCTGACCCTCTCGGAGCTTCTCGAGAGAGCCGGCGTCAGCCGCACGGCGTATTACTCGTTGGCCCGCAAGAGTTCGGTCGTTCCCAGATCTATCGATGCGCTGGCTGCGGCACTCGACGAACCGGTCAGCGGGTTACTGGAAGAACTCCCCCCTCGTGTCGTAGCCGCCCAGAGGATCTGCGCTCAAGACCCCGACGCGTCGTTCGAGAATGTCTGGCACGTTCTTACCCTTCTCGAGATGAATCCGATCGAACGATTGAACCGGAGCCTGACCCGTGGCCGCACCACCACCGCTCACCGATAA
- a CDS encoding RNA chaperone Hfq, which translates to MMNRKLVRPNLQEVKERYTTRSDRGSRDTNQGDNGTVHPRRRAAPPDQTNAEAFYYLKQMNGKTPMTVVLDDGERLTGWIEWYDQNCVKVHREDGPNLLLYKRCIRYLYKAEDETA; encoded by the coding sequence ATGATGAACCGCAAGTTGGTGCGACCGAACCTGCAGGAAGTCAAAGAGCGCTATACCACACGGAGCGACCGCGGCTCACGGGACACGAACCAAGGCGACAACGGCACGGTCCATCCCCGTCGTCGTGCCGCGCCGCCGGATCAGACCAACGCCGAGGCGTTCTATTACCTGAAGCAGATGAACGGCAAGACGCCGATGACGGTTGTCCTGGATGACGGCGAGCGGTTGACCGGTTGGATCGAGTGGTACGACCAGAACTGCGTCAAGGTTCATCGGGAAGACGGCCCTAACCTGCTGCTGTACAAGCGCTGTATCCGCTATCTGTATAAGGCGGAAGACGAGACCGCCTAA
- a CDS encoding peptidyl-prolyl cis-trans isomerase has product MTRLRQVGVAILLVGLSLSAAYGEVIEEIVALVNGEIITRSDLDEQEQLMVAEIYRQYSGAELDKRLADIKNALLLELIDAEIRFHYAKRQFDTERLRESFYEQFVQQQMQEYNIESEEAFLELLARDNMTVDELKDRLLRTFAPEEVLRYEVGSRIAIDDPEIETYYQENPLQFLVPGEATVREIVLLGDTEQKRSERMAEATAIVQRVRDGESFEALAKELSEAGTQDQEGLLGTVARGDLSDQLEEVAFAMEANDVSDPIDTPYGLHIIKIDAITPDQTRPYDEVKEPLRGFLESRKYAEDVRAFTLKVRGQADWCVKNKYIGRLPDNVEPQICTEM; this is encoded by the coding sequence GTGACTCGATTACGACAGGTTGGCGTGGCAATCCTTCTTGTGGGCCTGAGCCTATCGGCGGCCTACGGGGAGGTGATCGAGGAGATCGTGGCCCTCGTCAACGGCGAGATCATCACCCGGTCCGACCTCGACGAACAGGAACAGCTGATGGTGGCCGAGATCTACCGTCAGTATTCCGGCGCCGAACTGGATAAGCGGCTTGCGGACATCAAGAACGCCCTGCTGCTGGAGCTGATCGACGCCGAGATCCGGTTCCATTATGCCAAGCGGCAGTTCGACACGGAGCGGCTGCGGGAGTCGTTCTACGAGCAGTTTGTCCAGCAGCAGATGCAGGAATACAACATCGAGAGCGAGGAGGCGTTCCTCGAGCTGCTGGCACGGGACAACATGACCGTCGATGAGCTGAAAGACCGCTTACTCCGTACCTTCGCCCCGGAGGAGGTGTTGCGGTACGAGGTCGGCTCTCGGATCGCCATCGACGACCCCGAAATCGAGACCTACTACCAGGAGAACCCCCTACAGTTCCTGGTCCCGGGGGAGGCGACGGTTCGCGAGATCGTGCTCCTGGGGGACACCGAGCAGAAACGATCGGAACGGATGGCCGAGGCCACGGCGATCGTCCAGCGCGTTCGCGACGGCGAGTCGTTCGAGGCGCTGGCCAAGGAACTCTCCGAGGCCGGAACCCAGGACCAGGAAGGACTTCTGGGTACCGTTGCACGGGGGGACCTGTCGGACCAATTAGAAGAAGTGGCGTTTGCGATGGAAGCAAATGATGTTTCCGATCCGATTGACACACCTTACGGGCTCCACATCATCAAGATCGATGCGATCACTCCGGATCAAACCCGTCCGTATGACGAAGTCAAAGAGCCCCTCCGCGGTTTTCTCGAGAGTCGCAAGTACGCCGAGGATGTGCGGGCGTTTACGTTGAAGGTCCGCGGGCAGGCGGACTGGTGTGTGAAGAACAAGTACATCGGTCGACTCCCCGACAACGTCGAGCCTCAAATCTGCACCGAGATGTAG
- a CDS encoding SurA N-terminal domain-containing protein, which translates to MKHRFLQALGFLTALLLMTGCGGGKTDADAVVLRVAEIERSGLDFQRFLRGQLAEATDDPEVKSRLFDLFVEEQLMLEEARRKGIEIADEDIEAYLVDLEGPTDADRSRAYGRLAQLRLQEVWAEELAPVTQTDVDAYLEAEGITTVRRVELRSLMVPDADEAARLHRQIDRRRMTFDEAVALHQHPSMPNTPFRVTWDTLDPILREALEDLKPGRITPPQDLHGNRYLFQFLGWVEEQDDASVLQRQQAEKTLESRRLRDRGQKMMAQLRQTIDHRRYPGRLPFPYREASADNG; encoded by the coding sequence GTGAAACATCGATTCCTGCAGGCGTTGGGCTTCCTCACGGCCCTGTTGCTGATGACCGGCTGTGGCGGCGGGAAGACCGACGCCGACGCCGTCGTCCTACGGGTCGCCGAGATCGAGCGTAGCGGCCTGGACTTCCAGCGGTTCCTCCGTGGACAGCTGGCCGAAGCTACCGACGACCCCGAGGTCAAGAGTCGCCTGTTCGACCTCTTCGTCGAAGAGCAACTGATGTTGGAGGAGGCCCGTCGCAAGGGGATCGAGATCGCCGATGAGGATATCGAGGCCTACCTCGTCGACCTGGAAGGGCCGACCGACGCGGACCGCAGTCGTGCGTACGGCCGTCTGGCCCAATTGCGATTGCAAGAGGTATGGGCGGAGGAACTCGCACCCGTCACCCAGACCGACGTCGACGCCTACCTGGAAGCGGAAGGCATCACCACCGTCCGCCGTGTGGAGCTGCGCTCCTTGATGGTGCCCGATGCTGACGAGGCGGCCCGTCTCCATCGTCAGATCGACCGGCGCCGGATGACCTTCGACGAGGCGGTGGCCCTGCATCAGCATCCGTCGATGCCCAACACCCCGTTCCGGGTCACCTGGGATACCCTCGATCCGATCCTGCGGGAGGCCCTGGAGGATTTGAAGCCGGGGCGGATCACGCCGCCGCAGGATCTCCATGGCAACCGCTATCTGTTCCAGTTCCTGGGCTGGGTCGAGGAGCAAGATGACGCCAGCGTCCTGCAACGACAGCAGGCGGAAAAAACGTTGGAGTCCCGCCGTCTCCGTGACCGTGGCCAAAAAATGATGGCGCAGTTGCGTCAGACCATCGACCACCGGCGCTATCCCGGTCGACTGCCGTTCCCCTATCGGGAGGCGTCTGCGGACAATGGCTAG